One Chlorobaculum limnaeum genomic window carries:
- a CDS encoding molybdopterin-dependent oxidoreductase, which translates to MHKKIISRRQFLAAAGVLGGMSLLRPIWGLATSSATDGAATSGATTWVPSICNFCSSFCDIKVQTKESEGVRRIVKIDGNPESPLNRGRICARGQAGLRQTYDPDRLKQPLIRVAGSRRGEWNFRAATWDEAYSYIVSRLQKVNPWEVSLIGGWTACVSYMHFSLPFCQTMQIPNIVASPLQHCVTAGHLGTDLVTGNFNVHDEILADFENARYILFSLNNASVAAISTARAVRFGQAKKNGAKVVCLDPRMGELASKADEWIPVKPGTDHAFFLAMLHTLLREKLYDADFVSKHTNAPFLAFKDENGSVHLAADAGKDGKPSKYYVYDAISGGVRAVPAYINTNERAAGGGRIQPALNAPAGLTWNGRKVTTVFDLFIEESEPFTPEWAAAITDVPAETIRRIAIEFGQARPALVDPGWMGARYHHLIGQRRLQAIIQTLVGGIDKPGGWLMNGEYHHRSEKAWHNMQQGGEQHGPPVERPGMGFAHGLLDIFANPAAWEHGKPGFSFAWAMEQQKAGKPSAFLPAMADTGLYEAVRGELTFNGEPYRMKALILNAANPIRHYFPAKRWEEMLSSPNLDLVVAIDVLPSDSTLYADVILPNHTYLERNEPLLYPLGPETGIGYTTRLRAIEPLYDTRDTTDILCEITRRMGKLEPYLNGIAEYAGLDAQLLRSEVAAAQRAKKPLNEAFLKTAYVAMGKFAGTMTGKEMSAAEVEAVIRDKGLLMLKDAREVVEEMNLPRKLPVPTMSGRLELFSPILESFTAKAGAQPLFNPVLGYVPRMVTDQGDKNTLGANEFYFTYGKVPVVSHASTNSNNALLAAVTEPKKGQFMGLWMNATKAKRLGLSNGQEVEVTNLRYGPKVKATLFTTEMIRQDTVFLPSAYGSKNKKLSVAGGKGTALNELMPYSIEPIAASFMSQEFTVSVKPVNS; encoded by the coding sequence ATGCATAAAAAAATCATTTCACGCCGTCAGTTTCTCGCGGCGGCGGGCGTACTTGGCGGCATGTCCCTGCTTCGTCCGATCTGGGGCCTTGCCACGTCGTCCGCCACGGATGGCGCGGCAACGAGCGGCGCGACCACCTGGGTGCCGAGCATCTGCAACTTCTGCTCTTCGTTCTGCGACATCAAGGTGCAGACAAAGGAGAGCGAGGGCGTGCGCCGGATCGTCAAGATCGACGGCAATCCCGAAAGCCCGCTGAACCGTGGCCGCATCTGCGCGCGTGGCCAGGCCGGACTCCGCCAGACCTACGATCCCGACCGCCTCAAGCAACCGCTGATCCGCGTGGCAGGCAGCAGGCGCGGCGAGTGGAACTTCCGCGCAGCCACCTGGGACGAGGCGTACAGCTACATCGTGAGCCGCCTCCAGAAAGTCAACCCGTGGGAGGTGAGCCTCATCGGCGGCTGGACGGCGTGCGTGTCGTACATGCACTTCAGCCTCCCCTTCTGCCAGACCATGCAGATTCCCAACATCGTCGCCTCGCCGCTCCAGCACTGCGTCACGGCGGGACACCTCGGCACCGACCTGGTGACCGGCAACTTCAACGTGCACGACGAGATTCTGGCCGACTTCGAGAACGCCCGCTACATCCTCTTCAGCCTGAACAACGCCTCTGTTGCCGCGATTTCGACCGCCCGCGCCGTGCGCTTCGGACAGGCGAAGAAGAACGGCGCGAAGGTGGTCTGCCTCGATCCGCGCATGGGCGAACTCGCCTCCAAGGCGGACGAGTGGATTCCGGTCAAGCCGGGCACCGATCACGCCTTCTTCCTCGCGATGCTGCACACGCTGCTCCGCGAAAAGCTTTACGATGCGGATTTCGTCTCGAAGCACACCAACGCGCCATTCCTCGCCTTCAAGGACGAGAACGGTTCGGTGCACCTGGCCGCCGACGCGGGCAAGGATGGCAAGCCGTCGAAATATTATGTGTACGACGCCATCAGCGGCGGCGTCCGCGCGGTTCCGGCCTACATCAACACCAACGAGCGAGCAGCGGGCGGCGGACGCATCCAGCCCGCGCTCAACGCGCCTGCCGGGCTGACGTGGAATGGCCGCAAGGTGACGACCGTGTTCGACCTCTTCATCGAAGAGTCCGAACCCTTCACCCCCGAATGGGCGGCGGCGATCACCGACGTGCCCGCCGAGACGATCCGGCGCATCGCGATCGAGTTCGGCCAGGCGCGGCCCGCGCTGGTCGATCCGGGCTGGATGGGGGCGCGTTACCACCACCTCATCGGCCAGCGCCGCTTGCAGGCGATCATCCAGACGCTCGTCGGCGGCATCGACAAGCCGGGCGGCTGGCTGATGAACGGCGAGTACCACCACCGCTCCGAAAAGGCGTGGCACAACATGCAGCAGGGCGGCGAACAGCACGGCCCTCCGGTGGAGCGCCCCGGCATGGGCTTCGCCCACGGCCTGCTCGACATCTTCGCCAATCCGGCGGCGTGGGAGCACGGCAAGCCCGGCTTTTCGTTCGCCTGGGCGATGGAGCAGCAGAAGGCGGGCAAGCCCTCGGCTTTCCTGCCCGCGATGGCCGACACCGGCCTCTACGAAGCGGTCAGGGGCGAGCTGACCTTCAACGGCGAACCGTACCGGATGAAAGCGCTCATCCTGAACGCCGCCAACCCGATTCGCCACTACTTCCCGGCCAAACGGTGGGAGGAGATGCTTTCCAGCCCGAACCTCGACCTCGTCGTGGCCATCGACGTGCTGCCCTCCGACTCGACGCTCTATGCCGACGTGATTCTGCCGAACCACACCTATCTCGAACGCAACGAGCCGCTGCTCTACCCGCTCGGCCCCGAAACGGGCATCGGCTACACGACGCGCCTGCGGGCTATCGAGCCGCTCTACGACACCCGCGACACCACCGACATCCTTTGCGAAATCACGCGCCGCATGGGCAAGCTCGAACCGTACCTCAACGGCATCGCCGAGTACGCGGGCCTCGATGCGCAGCTTCTGCGGAGTGAAGTTGCCGCCGCGCAGCGGGCGAAAAAGCCGTTGAACGAGGCGTTCCTCAAAACCGCCTATGTGGCGATGGGCAAGTTCGCCGGCACCATGACAGGCAAAGAGATGAGCGCGGCGGAGGTCGAAGCGGTCATCAGGGACAAAGGTCTCCTGATGCTCAAGGATGCCCGTGAGGTGGTCGAGGAGATGAACCTGCCGCGCAAGCTCCCCGTGCCGACCATGTCAGGAAGGCTGGAGCTGTTCAGCCCGATTCTCGAATCGTTCACCGCGAAAGCCGGAGCGCAGCCGCTCTTCAACCCGGTGCTCGGCTACGTGCCGCGCATGGTCACCGACCAGGGCGACAAAAATACGCTCGGCGCGAACGAGTTCTACTTCACCTACGGCAAGGTGCCGGTGGTGTCGCACGCCTCGACCAACAGCAACAACGCGCTGCTCGCCGCGGTCACGGAGCCGAAAAAGGGGCAGTTCATGGGGCTGTGGATGAACGCCACGAAGGCGAAGAGGCTCGGCCTCTCGAACGGCCAGGAGGTCGAAGTCACCAACCTCCGCTACGGCCCGAAGGTGAAAGCGACGCTCTTC